The nucleotide window GCGGGCGCGACTACGTCATCCCGCAGGACGTCGTCGAGGTCATCCCGGATGTGCTGCGGCACCGGCTGGTGCTCACCTACGACGCGCTGGCCGACGAGATCTCCTCGGAGACCGTGATCAACCGCATCCTGCAGACCGTCGGGCTGCCGCAGGTGAATGCGATTCCACAGCACGGACATTCGGCGCCTCCCGGGGTGCCTGCCGCGGCGGCGGCCAGCGGTCGGTGACCGGCGCCGTGCCGGATCATGCGGGCCGCACGGTCGACCTGCCGTCGCTCAAACGCGGCGAGATCCGTGACCCGCAACTGTCCGCCGCGCTGCGCAAGCTCGAGCTCACGGTGCGCCGCAAGCTCGACGGCGTGCTGCACGGGGACCACCTCGGCCTGATCCCCGGCCCGGGGTCCGAACCCGGCGAGTCCCGGATGTACCAGCCCGGCGACGATGTCCGCCGGATGGACTGGTCGGTGACCGCCCGCACCACCCACCCGCACGTCCGCCAGATGATCGCCGACCGCGAGCTGGAGACCTGGCTGGTGGTCGACGTGTCGGCCAGCCTGGACTTCGGCACCGCCGGTTGCGAGAAGCGCGACCTGGCGGTGGCCGCCGCGGCCGCGATCGCCTTCCTCAACAGCGGCGGTGGCAACCGGCTCGGCGCGCTGATCTCCAACGGCGACACCCTGCGCCGCGTCCCGGCGCTGTCGGGCCGGCTGCACGAGCAGGAATTGCTGCGGGCCATCGCCACCACCCCGCAGGCCCCGCCCGGGGTGCGCGGTGACCTGGCCGCCACCATCGACGCGTTGCGCCGCCCGGAACGCCGCCGCGGGATGGCGGTGATCATCAGCGACTTCCTCGGCCCGATCGACTGGATGCGGCCGCTGCGCGCCATCTCCGGCAGGCACGAGGTGCTGGGCATCGAGATCCTCGATCCCCGCGATATCGAACTGCCCGATATCGGCGATGTGATCCTGCAGGACACCGAGACCGGTGTGACGCGGGAATTCACCATCGACGCCAAGCTGCGCGACGATTTCGCCAAGGCCGCCGCCGCGCACCGCGCCGAGGTGGCCCGCACCCTGCGCCGCTGCGACGCCCCCCTGCTGACCCTGCGCACCGACCGGGACTGGATCGCCGACGTGGTCCGGTTCGTGGCCAACCGCCGGCGCGGCGCCCTGGCAGCCCGATGAGTATCGAAACGGAAATGACAAGCCGCACATGACTTTGCCGTTGCTCGGACCGATGACGCTGACGGGATTCGAACACAAGTGGTTCTTCCTGTTCCTGCTGGTGATCCTCGGCCTGGTCGGGCTGTACATCGTGGTGCAGCTGGCCCGCCAGAAGCGCATCCTGCGCTTCGCCAACATGGAACTGCTGGAGAAGGTGGCGCCCAAACAGCCCACCCGCTGGCGGCACGTGCCCGCCATCCTGCTGGTCGCGTCGCTGCTGCTGTTCACCGTCGCGATGGCGGGCCCCACCCACGACGTCCGCATCCCGCGCAACCGTGCGGTGGTCATGCTGGTGATCGACGTCTCGCAGTCCATGCGGGCCACCGACGTGGCGCCCAGCCGGCTGGTCGCCGCCCAGGAGGCGGCCAAACAGTTCGCCGACCAGCTGACCCCGGGGATCAACCTGGGGCTGATCGCCTATGCCGGCACCGCCACCGTGCTGGTCTCGCCGACCACCAACCGCGACGCCACCAAGAGCGGTATCGACAAGCTGCAGCTGGCCGACCGCACCGCCACCGGTGAGGGCATCTTCACCGCGCTGCAGGCCATCGCCACCGTCGGCGCCGTGATCGGCGGCGGTGACGAACCGCCACCGGCCCGGATCGTGCTGATGTCCGACGGCAAGGAGACCGTGCCGTCCAACCCGGACAACCCGAAGGGCGCCTACACGGCGGCGCGCACCGCCAAGGACCAGGGCGTGCCGATCTCGACGGTGTCCTTCGGCACCCCGTACGGCTACGTCGAGATCAACGATCAGCGCCAGCCGGTGCCGGTCGACGACGAGATGCTCAAGAAGATCGCCGACCTGTCCGGCGGCGAGGCGTTCACCGCGTCCAGCCTGGAACAGCTCAAGGCGGTGTTCACCTCGCTGCAGCAGCAGATCGGCTACGAGACCATCAAGGGTGACGCCAGCATGGGCTGGCTGCGGCTGGGGGCGCTGGTGCTGGCGGCCTCGGCGCTGGCGGCGCTGTTGATCAATCGCAGGCTGCCCGGCTGAGTGCGGGCACTCCGATTTCGGCGAACGGTGGGCTTGGCGATAGGTTTGGCGGCATGAGTGACGGTGAAGTCTCGCAACCCTCGGCTGGTCGTCCGCCCTTCGTGTCGCGCTCGGTGTTGGTGACCGGTGGCAACAGGGGCATCGGCCTGGCGATCGCGCAGCGACTGGCCGCCGACGGCCACAAGGTCGCGGTCACCCATCGCGGATCCGGTGCCCCGGAGGGGCTGTTCGGCGTCGAGTGCGACGTCACCGACAACGCGGCCGTCGACCGCGCGTTCACCGAGGTCGAGGAGCACCAGGGCCCGGTCGAGGTGCTGGTCTCCAACGCGGGCATCTCCAAGGACGCCTTCTTGATGCGGATGACCGAGGAGCGGTTCACCGAGGTCATCAACGCCAACCTGACCGGGGCGTTCCGGGTGACCCAGCGGGCCTCGCGCAGCATGCAGCGCAAGCGCTTCGGCCGGATCATCTACATCGGCTCGGTGTCGGGGATGTGGGGGATCGGCAACCAGGCCAACTACGCGGCCGCCAAGGCCGGGCTGATCGGCATGGCCCGGTCCATCTCCCGCGAGCTGTCCAAGGCCGGCGTCACCGCCAACGTCGTGGCACCGGGCTACATCGACACCGAGATGACCCGCGCGCTGGACGAACGGATCCAGGAGGGCGCGCTGGACTTCATCCCGGCCAAGCGGGTCGGTACCGCCGAGGAGGTCGCCGGCGTGGTGAGCTTCCTGGCGTCCGAGGATGCCTCCTACATCGCCGGCGCGGTCATCCCGGTCGACGGCGGCATGGGCATGGGTCACTGACGGCGGCCGTCGCCAGAACTTCTCGAATTCGCGCGAACAGTAAGGACTTTCACATGGCAGGGCTTCTCGAAGGCAAGCGCATCCTCGTCACGGGGATCATCACCGACAGCTCGATCGCGTTCCACATCGCCAAGGTGGCGCAGGAGGCCGGCGCCGAACTGGTGCTGACCGGTTTCGACCGGCTCAAGCTCATCCAGCGCATCGCCGACCGGCTGCCGAATCCGGCTCCCTTGCTGGAACTCGACGTGCAGAACCAGGAGCACCTGGACTCGCTGGCGGGCCGGGTGTCCGAGGTGATCGGGGCGGACAACAAGCTCGACGGCGTGGTGCACTCGATCGGTTTCATGCCGCAGAGCGGGATGGGCATCAACCCGTTCTTCGACGCCCCGTACGAGGATGTCGCCAAGGGCATCCACATCTCCGCCTACTCCTATGCCTCGCTGGCGAAGGCCTTGCTGCCCATCATGAATCCCGGCGGCGGGATCGTGGGCATGGACTTCGACCCGACCCGCGCGATGCCGGCCTACAACTGGATGACCGTCGCCAAGAGCGCCCTGGAATCGGTGAACCGGTTCGTCGCCCGCGAGGCGGGGCCCTACGGGGTGCGCTCGAATCTCGTTGCCGCGGGCCCCATCCGGACGCTGGCGATGAGCGCCATCGTCGGCGGTGCGCTCGGTGCCGAGGCCGGTGACCAGATGCGGCTGCTGGAGGAGGGCTGGGACCAGCGCGCCCCGATCGGCTGGAACATGAAGGACCCCACCCCGGTCGCCAAGACCGTGTGTGCGCTGCTGTCGGACTGGCTGCCCGCCACCACGGGCACCATCATCTATGCCGACGGTGGCGCCAGCACCCAGTTGCTGTAGCGATATCCGATGAACTTCGACGCGGTCCTGCTGCTGTCCTTCGGTGGCCCGGAGGGGCCCGAGCAGGTCATGCCGTTCCTGGAGAACGTCACCAGGGGCCGTGGCGTGCCGCCGGAGCGGCTGGCGGCGGTCGCCGAGCACTACCTGCATTTCGGGGGAGTGTCGCCGATCAACGGCATCAACCGGGAACTGATCGGCGCGATCGAGACCGAGATCGCGGCGCGCGGCT belongs to Mycolicibacterium cosmeticum and includes:
- a CDS encoding DUF58 domain-containing protein, which encodes MPDHAGRTVDLPSLKRGEIRDPQLSAALRKLELTVRRKLDGVLHGDHLGLIPGPGSEPGESRMYQPGDDVRRMDWSVTARTTHPHVRQMIADRELETWLVVDVSASLDFGTAGCEKRDLAVAAAAAIAFLNSGGGNRLGALISNGDTLRRVPALSGRLHEQELLRAIATTPQAPPGVRGDLAATIDALRRPERRRGMAVIISDFLGPIDWMRPLRAISGRHEVLGIEILDPRDIELPDIGDVILQDTETGVTREFTIDAKLRDDFAKAAAAHRAEVARTLRRCDAPLLTLRTDRDWIADVVRFVANRRRGALAAR
- a CDS encoding VWA domain-containing protein encodes the protein MTLPLLGPMTLTGFEHKWFFLFLLVILGLVGLYIVVQLARQKRILRFANMELLEKVAPKQPTRWRHVPAILLVASLLLFTVAMAGPTHDVRIPRNRAVVMLVIDVSQSMRATDVAPSRLVAAQEAAKQFADQLTPGINLGLIAYAGTATVLVSPTTNRDATKSGIDKLQLADRTATGEGIFTALQAIATVGAVIGGGDEPPPARIVLMSDGKETVPSNPDNPKGAYTAARTAKDQGVPISTVSFGTPYGYVEINDQRQPVPVDDEMLKKIADLSGGEAFTASSLEQLKAVFTSLQQQIGYETIKGDASMGWLRLGALVLAASALAALLINRRLPG
- the fabG1 gene encoding 3-oxoacyl-ACP reductase FabG1; protein product: MSDGEVSQPSAGRPPFVSRSVLVTGGNRGIGLAIAQRLAADGHKVAVTHRGSGAPEGLFGVECDVTDNAAVDRAFTEVEEHQGPVEVLVSNAGISKDAFLMRMTEERFTEVINANLTGAFRVTQRASRSMQRKRFGRIIYIGSVSGMWGIGNQANYAAAKAGLIGMARSISRELSKAGVTANVVAPGYIDTEMTRALDERIQEGALDFIPAKRVGTAEEVAGVVSFLASEDASYIAGAVIPVDGGMGMGH
- the inhA gene encoding NADH-dependent enoyl-ACP reductase InhA, which gives rise to MAGLLEGKRILVTGIITDSSIAFHIAKVAQEAGAELVLTGFDRLKLIQRIADRLPNPAPLLELDVQNQEHLDSLAGRVSEVIGADNKLDGVVHSIGFMPQSGMGINPFFDAPYEDVAKGIHISAYSYASLAKALLPIMNPGGGIVGMDFDPTRAMPAYNWMTVAKSALESVNRFVAREAGPYGVRSNLVAAGPIRTLAMSAIVGGALGAEAGDQMRLLEEGWDQRAPIGWNMKDPTPVAKTVCALLSDWLPATTGTIIYADGGASTQLL